The DNA sequence GGCTTTGATCGCGGTGACATTGGCCTCGTAGCTTCGAGTGGCCGACATCATATTTACCATCTCTTCCATGAGGTTGATCCTGGGCACCTGTATATATCCTTTGTTGTCTGCATCCGGGTGCTGAGGGTCATGTTTTGAGATCGGCGGCCGGGGGTCCTCTATTATTTCGGAAACCTGAACCCCCGCCAATTTACCGGACATGGATGATTGAAGCGCATTTCCGAATGAACCGGGTAACGACTTGCTTTCAAAAACCACGTCTTTTCTTCGATAGGGTCCGCCGCCCTGGGTCCGGGTCGTATTGATATTCGCCAGATTAGTGGTGGCGATATTCATTCGAAGCCGTTGGGCAGTCATGCCCGAAGCACTGATGCGAAATGCATTCAAATAGTTCATATCTATGTACCTCCCTTGATAACTTCTTCCAATCCTCTGAATTTCCGGGAAATAATCTGTGTTAAAGCGTCATAGAGCAGATTATTCTCAGACAAATTGGCCATCTCCCTGTCGATATCGACGGAATTGCCATCCCCCCTCAAAGAAAACGCCGCTTCTGTCGCACGGCCAATCTTTCCGGACATCTCCGAGGAACGATTTTTCGAAAGGTGCGCATCGTCTGTCCTTTTCAAGGGGGGGGCCTCCCCCGTATCCGTGGATTTGGCCATCTCCTCTTCAACCATGAGATCAAAGGCCTTGTAGTTGGGCGTATCCTTATTGGCGATATTGGATACGATGAGATGATGCTTCATGGACCTCAGGTCCAAGGCCTTTTCGATAATGGGGAATGCCCCTTTGAAAAGTCTTCCCGATTCCATCGTCTGTCCCTCCTGTTCTCACGAATCCATAAATTGTGTCCGCAGGCAACCTGCCGCATTCCGGCAGCACTGATGGATATACCGAACACCGGACTCTTTAATTTCTCCGTCCTCTTATTAATCCATGGACCCAGGCAGGCCTTCCTCCTTGTACTCTCGCAATTTATTGCGCAATGTCCTGATGCTGATACCCAGCATCTCTGCCGCATGGGTCCGGTTATCATCCACTTCCCTTAATGTCCGGAATATCAATTCCCTTTCCATCTCCCTCACTGTCTGGCCAGGCCTTATCTGATTTGACCGAGGTCCTATATCTGCCGCACCTTCCGGAAACAGATGTTCAGGTAGGATCGTATCCTCTTCCGTTAAAAGAACGGCCCGCTCGATCGTATTCTCCAGTTCCCTGACGTTTCCTTTCCATGCAAGGCCCATCAGCAATGAAAGTGCCGAATCGGATATCCCTTTTACCGGCCTTGCGTAGAGTGATCCGTATTTTTCCATGAAGTGTCGGGTCAGAAGGGGGATATCCCCCTTTCGCTCCCGCAACGGGGGGATGGTGACGGGGATAACATTGACGCGATAAAACAAATCTTCCCTGAATTTCCCCTCTTTCACCGCACTTTTGAGGTCCCTGTTGCTAATGGCAATAACTCTCACATCTATGGGAATGGCCCTGTTCCCGCCGACCCGGTCCACCGCCCTTTCCTGGAGCACCCGTAGCAATTTGGCCTGAATCGGCATGGGCATTTCACTGATTTCATCCAGAACGATCGTCCCCTGGTTGGCAAGCTCAAATTTACCTCTTTTTTTATTGATGGCCCCGGTAAACGACCCCTTTTCATGACCGAACAACTCGCTTTCGGCCAGACCTTCGGGGAGCGAAGCGCAGTTTATGGCGACATAAGGTCTGTCATCCCCCCCACAGTGTCTGTGAATAAATGAGGCCAAGACCTCCTTCCCGGTGCCACTTTCTCCCTGGATAAGCACAGTGGCTTTACTCGGCGCAATATCCTTTGCCAGTTTCAAGATCTTTAACAACTTCGGATCCGTGGTCACCATCGTCTTGGATGGCGCATCCATCTTCTGGTACAGGCGGTCGGGACTGACCCGCATCTGACCATTTGATTTTTTGCAGGCATTCTTGACCACCATCTCTAATGTTTCCGGGGAAAACGGCTTCAATATATAATCTGAGGCCCCCCGTTGCATCGCTTCCACTGCATTTT is a window from the Deltaproteobacteria bacterium genome containing:
- the flgC gene encoding flagellar basal body rod protein FlgC; its protein translation is MNYLNAFRISASGMTAQRLRMNIATTNLANINTTRTQGGGPYRRKDVVFESKSLPGSFGNALQSSMSGKLAGVQVSEIIEDPRPPISKHDPQHPDADNKGYIQVPRINLMEEMVNMMSATRSYEANVTAIKATKDMALKALEIGR
- the flgB gene encoding flagellar basal body rod protein FlgB; the encoded protein is MESGRLFKGAFPIIEKALDLRSMKHHLIVSNIANKDTPNYKAFDLMVEEEMAKSTDTGEAPPLKRTDDAHLSKNRSSEMSGKIGRATEAAFSLRGDGNSVDIDREMANLSENNLLYDALTQIISRKFRGLEEVIKGGT
- a CDS encoding sigma-54 dependent transcriptional regulator, translating into MSHPILIVDNEADMRSSLTRALSSNGYSVVSATNGLQALDEFGKGNFSLVIADMKLPKMSGIEVLIELKRVSPHVPVIMTTADGTIENAVEAMQRGASDYILKPFSPETLEMVVKNACKKSNGQMRVSPDRLYQKMDAPSKTMVTTDPKLLKILKLAKDIAPSKATVLIQGESGTGKEVLASFIHRHCGGDDRPYVAINCASLPEGLAESELFGHEKGSFTGAINKKRGKFELANQGTIVLDEISEMPMPIQAKLLRVLQERAVDRVGGNRAIPIDVRVIAISNRDLKSAVKEGKFREDLFYRVNVIPVTIPPLRERKGDIPLLTRHFMEKYGSLYARPVKGISDSALSLLMGLAWKGNVRELENTIERAVLLTEEDTILPEHLFPEGAADIGPRSNQIRPGQTVREMERELIFRTLREVDDNRTHAAEMLGISIRTLRNKLREYKEEGLPGSMD